In the genome of Burkholderia sp. PAMC 26561, the window CGAACGGGTACCCGTCGTATGAGTTCACCATGCTGCGGCGCGAGCGCATCGAGGGAAGATGGCCCGACCAACCCGATCACATGCTCGTGCGTGTCACGCGCGACCCCATGCGCGTCTACGCCAAATGGCTGCCCGACGGCGACCACGCGGGCCAGGAAATCCTCTACGACGAAACCACGCGCCCCGACGAAATGCTCGGCCACCTCGGCGGCATTCTCAACGTCATGACGCTCTGGACTGCACTCGACGGGTCGCTCGCGCGCTCGCAATCACGTCATTCCATTCGCGACCTCGGCACCGAATTCATCACGCAGCAGTTCCTGGCAGAAGGCAAGAAGTTCGCCGAAGCGGGCGTGACCCGAGCGAACAATATCGAGGTGAAGACTATCGACGGCGCGCGCGTGGTGGCATTCACTTACGAAACGCCATCGGGTCAGCCACAGTTCTATGCGAAAAAAGAGGTGCTCGGACTCGACCTGAGAAGGCCGTATTTCCGCACCGCCGAATCCTTCGATAACGACGGCAATGTCTTCGAAAGCATCGTTTTCCAGAACATCGCGCCGAAGGTTTTCGACGAGGACACCTTCAATCCGAAGAACCCGGACTATCACTTCTAGGCGTGCACCGTCTCAGGCGGTAAGCATTCGTCACATGCTTTATTTCGGTTTTAAGTTTTGCCTAAGACTTCGTCGATACCCTCGCCCCACTTGCATCATGACTGTTGCAGTCAAATCGCCCGCAAAGCACTACGCGTAAAGCATCAACGAAAGGAGTTCGTCATGAACCTCCGCGACGCATCGGCTCCAGTGCGAGCCATCAAGAGATTATTGAGCCATCACGAAATTGCCACGCTGCTGTTGCTGCTGC includes:
- a CDS encoding DUF1571 domain-containing protein, translated to MHRVRQRRPRVLSNHTATGVWSVLGAFALSAAMSGPAGAQEPASAASAANTATPSLPTSAATSAAGPALSANATAEPPKTPASQVGKLSLDRQVRWLSRAALSGMLAKMSDTALVSLFQSLDPLALPRYLKEGPNGYPSYEFTMLRRERIEGRWPDQPDHMLVRVTRDPMRVYAKWLPDGDHAGQEILYDETTRPDEMLGHLGGILNVMTLWTALDGSLARSQSRHSIRDLGTEFITQQFLAEGKKFAEAGVTRANNIEVKTIDGARVVAFTYETPSGQPQFYAKKEVLGLDLRRPYFRTAESFDNDGNVFESIVFQNIAPKVFDEDTFNPKNPDYHF